The Spirosoma foliorum genome has a window encoding:
- a CDS encoding sulfite oxidase: protein MQNQLHDRRGFLQKSALATLTALIGTDVVFADKIPAGYTPLAFDYDPLKGKSAEMKVLGDKPWNVESPIHLLDDAVTPVDKMFIRNNGLIPTEPINPKTWTLTIKGESVKATKTYTLDELKKRFTTHTYQLVLECGGNGRSGYEPQTTGNPWDQGAVSCAAWTGVRLKDILADVGLKDDAVYIGYYGKDPHLSQDPTKVSISRGVPIKKALENEVLLAWAVNGEDIPLVHGYPLRLVIGGWPASVSGKWLHTIAVRNKEHDGAKMEGHSYRMPIRPVQPGEKIAETPENFRIIESMPVKSIITYPKTGAMFDKKKSLALRGHAWAGDRAVAEVHTSIDYGATWQKSKLEPAKNRLAWQQWSSEIKFPEVGYYEIWVRATDSSGVTQPMVIPQWNPGGYLNNACHRIAVKAT, encoded by the coding sequence ATGCAGAATCAGCTTCATGACCGGCGGGGGTTTCTTCAAAAAAGTGCGTTGGCAACGCTGACCGCTTTGATAGGAACAGATGTCGTTTTCGCCGATAAAATACCGGCAGGTTATACGCCATTGGCGTTTGACTATGACCCTCTTAAGGGTAAAAGTGCTGAGATGAAGGTGTTAGGCGATAAACCCTGGAATGTTGAATCACCTATTCATCTGTTAGATGATGCCGTTACACCCGTCGATAAAATGTTTATTCGGAATAACGGCCTGATTCCTACAGAACCCATTAATCCCAAAACCTGGACGCTAACGATCAAAGGGGAGTCGGTAAAAGCCACAAAAACCTATACGCTGGACGAACTCAAAAAACGTTTTACAACGCATACCTACCAACTCGTACTGGAATGTGGAGGCAATGGTCGATCGGGATATGAACCCCAAACAACGGGTAACCCCTGGGATCAGGGAGCGGTAAGCTGCGCTGCCTGGACTGGGGTTAGGCTAAAAGATATTCTGGCGGATGTCGGATTGAAAGACGATGCCGTGTATATTGGTTATTACGGTAAAGACCCACACCTGAGTCAAGACCCTACTAAAGTGTCTATTTCGCGTGGGGTACCTATTAAAAAAGCCCTTGAAAATGAGGTATTACTTGCCTGGGCTGTTAATGGTGAGGACATTCCGTTAGTGCATGGTTATCCATTGCGGCTGGTTATTGGTGGCTGGCCCGCTTCGGTATCCGGGAAATGGCTGCATACGATTGCTGTTCGCAATAAAGAGCATGACGGTGCCAAGATGGAAGGACATAGTTACCGAATGCCGATTCGCCCGGTACAGCCAGGTGAAAAAATTGCTGAGACACCCGAGAATTTCCGGATTATCGAGTCGATGCCCGTAAAGTCAATAATTACATACCCGAAAACGGGAGCTATGTTTGACAAGAAGAAGTCGCTGGCTTTACGAGGACATGCCTGGGCCGGAGACCGCGCTGTTGCAGAGGTACATACATCCATCGACTATGGTGCAACCTGGCAAAAAAGTAAACTGGAGCCAGCCAAAAACCGACTAGCGTGGCAGCAATGGTCGTCGGAAATAAAATTTCCAGAAGTAGGTTATTATGAAATATGGGTGCGTGCTACCGATAGTAGTGGCGTTACGCAGCCAATGGTCATTCCACAGTGGAATCCGGGTGGCTATCTTAATAATGCCTGTCATCGAATTGCCGTAAAAGCAACCTAG
- a CDS encoding family 20 glycosylhydrolase, with the protein MTRLYFLFAFLANLLSCSLAIGQTKIDSLLPIRGFCIAAPQPKQLDTFIKFINEELAPRQVNTLILRVDFNYEFDSHPELRDSIALSKREVKKLVKACRQHNIRLIPQINLLGHQSWANKTTNLLRVYPDFDETPQVKMPEKYVWPNPDGLYCKSYCPLHPGVHGVVFGLVDEICEVFETDAFHAGMDEVFYIGHEKCPRCSGRDNAELFAGEVNLIRNHLAEKNRKLWIWGDRLIDGKTTGIGMWEGSFNNTYRAIDLIAKDVTICDWHYERPDQTAVYFATKGLSVITCPWRKPGFAVTQTQDMIKFRKSVTPVMKERFQGMMQTVWSGAGPFLDEFYGVKVNPDAGEDTASNCFRTLFGEIKRLSEAN; encoded by the coding sequence ATGACCAGGCTCTACTTTTTGTTTGCATTCTTGGCTAATCTCCTTTCCTGCTCGTTGGCAATAGGTCAAACTAAAATCGATAGCCTGTTGCCCATTCGCGGGTTTTGCATTGCAGCACCACAGCCCAAACAGCTCGATACGTTTATCAAGTTTATCAACGAAGAACTAGCTCCTCGTCAGGTCAATACGTTAATTCTGCGCGTCGATTTCAATTACGAATTCGATAGTCATCCTGAGTTGCGAGACAGTATTGCTTTATCGAAACGGGAGGTCAAAAAACTAGTGAAGGCTTGTCGGCAACATAACATCAGGTTGATTCCCCAAATCAATTTGCTTGGTCATCAATCGTGGGCAAACAAGACCACCAACCTGCTTCGTGTATACCCCGACTTCGACGAAACGCCCCAGGTCAAAATGCCCGAGAAATACGTCTGGCCCAATCCAGATGGGTTGTATTGCAAGAGTTATTGTCCGTTACATCCGGGGGTTCACGGGGTGGTATTTGGATTGGTCGATGAAATCTGCGAGGTGTTTGAAACCGATGCCTTTCATGCGGGTATGGACGAAGTATTTTACATCGGCCATGAAAAATGCCCTCGTTGTTCAGGCCGCGACAATGCTGAATTGTTTGCGGGCGAAGTCAACCTGATTCGGAATCATCTGGCGGAGAAAAATCGGAAACTCTGGATTTGGGGCGACCGACTTATCGATGGAAAAACGACAGGCATTGGCATGTGGGAAGGCAGTTTCAACAATACTTACCGTGCTATTGACCTGATTGCCAAAGACGTTACAATCTGCGACTGGCACTACGAGCGACCTGACCAAACCGCCGTGTATTTTGCGACAAAGGGTCTGAGTGTAATCACTTGCCCCTGGCGAAAGCCCGGCTTTGCAGTAACTCAAACGCAGGATATGATCAAATTCAGAAAGTCCGTTACGCCCGTTATGAAAGAGCGATTTCAGGGTATGATGCAAACCGTATGGTCAGGTGCGGGGCCGTTTCTGGATGAATTCTATGGGGTGAAAGTAAACCCAGACGCTGGTGAAGATACCGCCAGCAACTGCTTTAGAACCTTATTTGGTGAAATAAAACGACTAAGCGAAGCGAATTAA
- a CDS encoding S41 family peptidase, translating into MKSVFWTGMKFSCLLMLLGLSESTLAQKKAAVDNSKQYLPKALQEDFLIFRKTLETTYPSLYRYTDSVTMNAYLDKQFGLLNRPMSESEFYKLIALSCARVNDEHLIAKLSPDYLTNQFFNKARPFPFTFKIINRRFYILKSAFSPSPIKAGSELISINGRSMEEMLNLLLPAIPADGYIQTFKIRHLEDYSTTQEENLFDIIYPLFIEEATSCRLEYIPVDEPSTKQTVVVAGLTRDEYRKFYKERRTLDKPLTFTYLKEGVAYLKISSFLGWHRRVFKQNFDSLYQAVFDELKFRKTPHLILDLRNNEGGDGTGEELIAYLLKKPYRYFDYIEKKYVGLPPVSAYLENGKQLYVADSTVYKTAAGSYRPKSEYYRLWTPLLLEQQPKANHFDGQLTVLANGASGSMAAVVCSFLKSNQRAVFVGEETGGAMEGPTARSFTKLTLPNTHISIVVPLTKTVNAVTYTKGRGVIPDYWIEPTIGDLLQGVDTELNFTLKLIDRE; encoded by the coding sequence ATGAAATCTGTTTTCTGGACAGGAATGAAATTTTCGTGTCTACTTATGCTACTGGGATTGTCAGAAAGCACACTGGCCCAGAAAAAAGCGGCCGTAGACAATTCCAAACAATACCTGCCTAAGGCGTTACAGGAAGACTTTCTGATTTTCAGAAAGACGTTGGAAACTACGTATCCCAGTTTATATCGCTATACGGACTCGGTTACAATGAATGCCTATCTGGATAAGCAATTTGGCTTACTCAATAGGCCGATGAGCGAATCTGAATTTTATAAACTAATTGCGCTCTCCTGTGCGCGCGTAAACGACGAACATCTGATTGCTAAACTTTCGCCGGACTATCTTACGAATCAGTTTTTCAACAAGGCCAGGCCATTCCCCTTTACGTTCAAAATTATAAATCGCCGGTTTTATATTCTAAAAAGTGCCTTCAGTCCATCGCCCATTAAAGCAGGTTCCGAGCTTATTTCGATTAATGGCCGGTCAATGGAAGAGATGTTGAATTTGTTGCTTCCCGCTATTCCTGCCGATGGCTATATCCAGACGTTTAAAATCCGGCATCTGGAAGATTACTCTACTACCCAGGAGGAGAATCTGTTTGATATAATTTATCCTCTTTTTATAGAAGAAGCGACTTCTTGCCGTCTGGAGTACATTCCGGTTGATGAACCGTCGACCAAACAAACGGTAGTTGTTGCGGGGCTGACAAGGGATGAATATCGAAAATTTTACAAAGAGAGACGGACTCTTGATAAACCGCTTACGTTCACCTATTTGAAAGAAGGCGTAGCGTATTTAAAGATTAGTTCGTTTCTCGGATGGCATCGACGAGTGTTTAAACAAAATTTTGACTCACTATACCAGGCTGTTTTTGATGAACTCAAATTCAGGAAGACCCCTCACCTGATTCTGGATCTGAGAAATAATGAGGGTGGAGACGGCACGGGCGAAGAACTGATTGCTTACCTGCTTAAAAAGCCCTATCGGTACTTTGATTACATCGAGAAAAAATATGTTGGTCTCCCCCCAGTAAGTGCGTATTTGGAGAATGGAAAGCAACTTTATGTTGCGGACTCAACTGTGTATAAAACCGCTGCCGGCAGTTATCGGCCCAAGTCAGAATACTACCGTCTTTGGACACCTCTTTTGCTGGAACAGCAACCTAAGGCCAATCATTTTGATGGACAATTGACTGTACTGGCCAACGGGGCTTCGGGCTCAATGGCTGCCGTAGTTTGTAGTTTTCTGAAATCGAATCAGCGGGCGGTTTTTGTGGGCGAAGAAACCGGCGGAGCTATGGAAGGCCCTACTGCGCGGTCTTTCACGAAATTAACGTTACCCAATACACATATCAGCATTGTCGTACCTTTAACTAAAACGGTTAATGCTGTGACCTATACGAAAGGAAGAGGGGTGATTCCCGATTATTGGATTGAGCCTACTATTGGCGATCTACTTCAGGGAGTGGATACAGAACTGAACTTCACCCTGAAACTAATTGATCGGGAATAA
- a CDS encoding YqgE/AlgH family protein: protein MNTTPPTVTNGDLLIAEPFMGDTNFERSVVLVCEHSQAGTFGLVLNQLTDIHLSDVIEEIHPDLPLFVGGPVQQNTLHFIHRRPDLIDGSIRVVDGLYWSGDFEQIKRAVNLGTLTERDIRFFIGYSGWSEGQLDDELSQKAWIISRITADFLFDTPTKEFWRGVLKRMGGEYKSIAHYPVDPRLN, encoded by the coding sequence ATGAATACGACCCCACCAACCGTCACAAATGGTGATCTTCTGATTGCCGAACCATTCATGGGCGACACTAATTTTGAGCGTAGTGTAGTTTTAGTCTGCGAACACAGTCAGGCTGGCACCTTTGGGCTGGTCCTGAATCAGCTTACCGATATTCACCTGAGCGATGTAATCGAAGAAATTCATCCCGATTTACCCTTATTTGTAGGCGGGCCTGTCCAGCAAAATACGCTGCATTTCATCCATCGTCGCCCCGATCTGATTGACGGATCGATACGGGTTGTCGATGGCTTGTACTGGAGTGGCGATTTTGAGCAGATCAAACGAGCGGTCAATCTGGGAACGCTTACTGAGCGCGACATTCGTTTTTTTATTGGCTACTCCGGTTGGAGCGAAGGACAGTTAGATGACGAACTTAGTCAGAAAGCCTGGATCATTAGCCGTATCACTGCCGATTTCCTATTTGATACCCCAACGAAAGAATTTTGGCGGGGTGTTCTCAAGCGAATGGGGGGCGAATACAAATCAATAGCCCACTATCCGGTCGATCCACGACTTAATTAA
- a CDS encoding porin family protein, giving the protein MYMYRLLLLITIVTSPFIAKAQSDKPIGGHFGLKVGASFTQIAISGSTVNIPHRALEPHLGAIYRYRYNRWVVQPEAILSIRGGTFQQEQSNGSRTTTGVSYYYASLPFMLGYIPTEGLTVQAGPEFSYALNAGQTGGPSANNDLGLAVGVHYDFLDMLNKFSLNVRYIYGFTNVSPEATAAYYNRNLQVSMVYNLFPKKKKK; this is encoded by the coding sequence ATGTACATGTACCGATTACTACTTCTTATTACTATAGTAACCTCGCCTTTCATCGCGAAGGCACAAAGCGATAAACCTATTGGTGGCCATTTTGGACTAAAAGTCGGAGCATCGTTCACCCAAATAGCCATATCCGGATCTACAGTCAATATCCCTCACCGGGCATTAGAGCCGCATCTGGGGGCAATCTATCGGTATCGGTATAACCGCTGGGTAGTTCAGCCAGAAGCCATCCTATCGATCCGGGGAGGTACCTTTCAGCAGGAACAATCCAATGGAAGCCGCACTACAACAGGGGTTTCTTATTATTATGCCAGCCTTCCTTTCATGTTAGGCTATATTCCAACCGAGGGGTTGACTGTTCAGGCTGGCCCAGAGTTCAGTTATGCGCTTAACGCCGGCCAAACAGGTGGTCCTAGTGCTAATAATGATCTGGGACTTGCCGTAGGGGTTCACTACGACTTCTTAGACATGCTGAACAAGTTTAGTCTAAACGTCCGCTACATTTACGGCTTTACCAACGTATCGCCCGAAGCAACAGCTGCCTATTATAACCGAAATCTTCAGGTGTCGATGGTGTATAACCTGTTTCCGAAGAAGAAGAAAAAATAA
- a CDS encoding MFS transporter, which yields MQTLTPTPTRVSFRPLFALPVIVSALGFFVDVYDMLIFSIVRVPSLQSLGLSEDEVSKAGTFIINFQQAGLVVGGFLWGALGDKRGRMSVLFGSIITYSLTNIACGFVQDINTYAFLRFLAGVGLSGEIGAAIVLVSETLPKAIRSYGSAVVAGIGYLGAGAAYFTVEYFNWRTAFWVGGGMGIALLLLRVSVFESGLFSRMKTEHKEVSRGNVLHFFRSWPEAIKYLRCVTVGMPTWFVVGILATFANELGQALGIDEVVKPGRCVMMIYVGMAVGDLLSGPLSHWLKSRLKTITGLLVLGTIMSGIYLFGGIHTASGIYTVCLILGFCTGYIAMFLTMVAELYGTNLRNTATTSVPSVVRGTLIPMTLFFQALKPSLGALVAAGILGVLVYGLSFWSLSRMEETFGKDLDFVE from the coding sequence ATGCAAACCCTCACCCCTACGCCCACCCGAGTTTCATTCCGTCCGTTATTTGCCCTGCCCGTTATTGTGTCGGCGTTGGGCTTTTTTGTGGATGTGTATGATATGCTTATTTTCAGCATTGTACGCGTTCCAAGTTTGCAGTCGCTGGGGTTATCGGAAGACGAGGTATCAAAAGCAGGGACGTTTATTATCAATTTTCAGCAAGCGGGCCTGGTTGTTGGCGGTTTCCTGTGGGGTGCGCTGGGTGATAAACGCGGACGTATGTCGGTGCTATTCGGGAGCATTATTACGTATTCGCTTACCAACATTGCCTGCGGATTTGTACAGGATATAAATACGTACGCCTTTCTGCGGTTTCTGGCTGGCGTTGGCCTCTCCGGCGAAATTGGGGCGGCTATTGTGTTAGTGTCCGAAACCCTGCCCAAAGCCATTCGAAGCTATGGTTCTGCTGTTGTAGCGGGCATTGGCTATCTGGGCGCTGGTGCGGCTTATTTCACCGTTGAATATTTCAACTGGCGAACAGCCTTTTGGGTAGGTGGTGGCATGGGAATTGCCTTGCTGTTGCTTCGCGTCAGCGTATTTGAATCGGGCTTGTTCAGTCGAATGAAGACGGAGCATAAAGAGGTCAGTCGGGGCAATGTCCTGCATTTTTTTCGAAGTTGGCCAGAAGCTATCAAATACTTACGCTGTGTAACGGTAGGCATGCCAACCTGGTTTGTGGTCGGCATTCTGGCTACGTTTGCCAATGAACTTGGTCAGGCATTGGGTATCGACGAGGTGGTAAAACCGGGTCGATGTGTTATGATGATTTATGTGGGTATGGCCGTAGGAGATTTACTAAGTGGGCCACTCAGTCACTGGCTAAAATCGCGCTTAAAAACAATTACGGGCTTGCTAGTTTTGGGTACCATTATGAGCGGTATTTATCTCTTTGGTGGCATTCATACTGCCAGCGGCATCTACACAGTCTGCTTGATTTTGGGTTTCTGTACAGGCTACATCGCTATGTTCCTGACTATGGTTGCTGAACTCTACGGAACAAACCTCCGCAACACAGCCACCACCTCAGTGCCGAGTGTAGTTCGAGGTACACTTATTCCCATGACGTTGTTTTTTCAGGCTTTGAAACCATCTCTAGGTGCTTTAGTTGCTGCTGGAATTCTGGGCGTCCTTGTTTATGGGCTTTCCTTCTGGTCGCTAAGCCGAATGGAAGAGACATTTGGGAAGGATCTGGACTTCGTGGAGTAA
- a CDS encoding sialate O-acetylesterase, translating to MSLILLITLAFKQDVPPQLQLFLLIGQSNMAGRGVPEAEDQQTNPHIWMLTKELSWVPARDPMHFDKPAVIGVGPGFSFAKRLAETYPEMNIGLIPCAVGGSGIDVWKPGAYYEPTQSHPYDDALRRAKKALENGQLAGFIWHQGESDSEPEKAIVYEEKLAELVQRFRKDLNAPHVPFVVGTLGDFVVNRDPEAKIVNEALQQATKHIPNSYCVVSEGLTDKGDSTHFDTHSARILGQRYADVFIHKKLITSKP from the coding sequence ATGAGTCTTATTCTTTTGATCACGCTTGCCTTTAAGCAGGACGTACCACCCCAATTGCAGCTATTTTTGCTCATTGGCCAATCGAATATGGCAGGTCGAGGTGTTCCCGAAGCCGAAGATCAGCAGACCAATCCACACATCTGGATGCTGACAAAAGAGTTAAGTTGGGTACCGGCTCGCGATCCGATGCACTTCGATAAACCAGCTGTTATAGGTGTTGGTCCTGGATTTTCGTTTGCGAAACGACTGGCCGAAACTTACCCAGAAATGAATATCGGATTAATTCCCTGCGCCGTTGGTGGTTCGGGCATTGATGTCTGGAAACCAGGTGCTTATTACGAACCTACCCAATCACATCCTTACGATGATGCTTTACGACGGGCAAAAAAAGCACTTGAAAATGGGCAGCTAGCCGGTTTTATCTGGCATCAGGGTGAATCAGATTCAGAGCCAGAGAAAGCCATCGTTTATGAAGAAAAACTCGCTGAACTAGTCCAGCGATTCCGGAAAGATCTGAATGCACCCCATGTACCGTTTGTAGTAGGAACACTAGGTGATTTTGTCGTAAATCGAGACCCAGAGGCTAAAATCGTCAATGAAGCACTTCAACAGGCAACCAAACATATCCCAAATTCCTATTGCGTAGTATCAGAAGGGCTAACAGACAAAGGAGATTCAACCCATTTCGACACTCACTCAGCCCGAATTCTCGGCCAGCGGTATGCTGATGTATTTATCCATAAGAAGTTAATAACAAGCAAACCGTAA
- a CDS encoding NADH-quinone oxidoreductase subunit B: MTPQPTTDKSGEASVMLMHSEDLLNWSREKSLWPLTFGLACCAIEMMGAMTASYDLERFGIFPRPSPRQSDIMIVSGTVTYKMADRIRRLYEQMAEPRYVISMGSCSNCGGPYWQHGYHVVKGVDRIIPVDVYVPGCPPRPEALIDGFLKLQEKIRTEHPLSRG; the protein is encoded by the coding sequence ATGACTCCTCAACCAACAACTGATAAATCAGGTGAAGCCAGCGTTATGCTGATGCATTCCGAAGACTTATTAAACTGGTCGCGAGAGAAATCGCTGTGGCCGCTTACCTTTGGACTTGCCTGTTGCGCCATTGAAATGATGGGGGCTATGACTGCCAGTTATGACCTTGAACGGTTTGGAATTTTTCCGCGCCCTTCCCCACGACAATCCGATATTATGATTGTATCGGGTACGGTTACCTATAAAATGGCCGATCGTATCCGGCGACTTTACGAGCAAATGGCCGAGCCTCGCTATGTCATTTCAATGGGGTCGTGCTCCAACTGCGGGGGGCCTTACTGGCAACACGGTTATCATGTGGTGAAAGGAGTCGATCGCATTATCCCGGTTGATGTGTATGTACCCGGTTGCCCACCGCGTCCCGAAGCGCTGATCGACGGATTCCTGAAATTGCAGGAAAAAATACGAACCGAGCACCCGTTGTCCAGAGGTTAA
- a CDS encoding NADH-quinone oxidoreductase subunit A, with amino-acid sequence MLSDFGVLLLFIVGAFAFIAIVLFIARLLRPNKPNVEKNSTYESGEEPVGNANIQFNIRFYVVALVFVLFDVELVFLFPWATVFGQEQLIKETGGLWGWFALGEVTLFVIILSLGLAYVWVKGYLDWVKPQPKVPTVETKVPAELYRKVNEKYQR; translated from the coding sequence ATGCTCTCCGACTTCGGCGTTCTCCTGCTCTTTATTGTAGGTGCGTTTGCGTTTATCGCAATCGTACTTTTTATAGCGCGCTTACTTCGCCCTAACAAACCGAATGTCGAGAAAAATAGCACTTATGAATCGGGAGAAGAGCCTGTTGGTAATGCGAATATTCAGTTCAACATTCGTTTCTACGTTGTAGCACTCGTATTTGTTCTGTTTGATGTTGAGTTAGTTTTTTTATTTCCGTGGGCAACTGTATTTGGTCAGGAACAGCTTATTAAGGAAACTGGAGGCCTTTGGGGTTGGTTTGCATTAGGAGAAGTAACCTTGTTTGTCATTATATTATCGTTAGGGCTTGCCTATGTTTGGGTGAAAGGTTATCTTGATTGGGTAAAACCCCAACCGAAAGTACCAACAGTGGAAACGAAGGTTCCTGCGGAGTTGTACAGGAAAGTAAATGAGAAATATCAGCGGTGA
- a CDS encoding MFS transporter, giving the protein MANPTVSSKPSDEAKSTQAGLFGLPVIVAALGYFVDIYDLLLFGIVRVPSLKDLGLAPDQISSVGASIINWQMGGLLLGGILWGVIGDKRGRLSVLFGSIITYSIANIACGFVKNITFMDPTMYYALMRFIAGIGLAGELGAGITLVSEVLPKEKRAIGTSLVAGIGLFGAVVAYFTVKLFDWQMAFFVGGGLGFGLLLLRVGVVESGMFKDVSDQKHVSRGNFLSFFTNADRLSRYLKCIGIGLPTWFVIGILATFSNEFGKALGIAEEIQPGLAIMWCYVGLAVGDLASGFISQSFSSRKKAVALLMAVALVFGLVYLYLGVKSATVLYSLCLAMGFGIGYWAMFVTIGAEQFGTNIRATAATTIPNMVRGLVIPMTIGYQALKPSLDIINAGAVIGLISFLLGFYSILSIPETHGKDLNYLEES; this is encoded by the coding sequence ATGGCTAATCCTACTGTTTCTTCTAAACCGTCCGACGAGGCTAAGTCGACTCAGGCGGGACTATTTGGCTTGCCAGTCATTGTAGCCGCACTAGGCTACTTCGTTGATATTTACGACCTCCTTCTGTTTGGCATAGTTCGCGTACCCAGCTTAAAAGATCTCGGTCTTGCTCCCGATCAAATATCCAGTGTTGGAGCCAGCATTATCAATTGGCAAATGGGTGGTCTACTGCTCGGCGGCATCCTTTGGGGTGTTATTGGCGACAAACGTGGGCGTTTATCTGTTTTGTTTGGCAGCATCATTACCTATTCCATTGCCAACATTGCCTGCGGGTTTGTCAAGAACATCACGTTTATGGACCCAACGATGTATTACGCTCTTATGCGTTTTATAGCAGGCATTGGGTTAGCGGGTGAACTTGGAGCTGGTATTACGCTTGTCAGTGAGGTCTTGCCTAAAGAAAAGCGAGCTATTGGCACATCTCTCGTAGCAGGAATTGGCCTGTTTGGTGCCGTAGTGGCTTATTTTACCGTTAAGCTATTCGACTGGCAAATGGCCTTTTTTGTGGGTGGAGGCTTAGGATTTGGGTTATTACTACTACGGGTTGGTGTAGTTGAATCCGGTATGTTCAAAGATGTATCTGACCAGAAACACGTCAGTCGGGGTAATTTCCTGTCCTTCTTTACAAACGCAGACCGACTGTCGCGCTATCTCAAGTGCATTGGCATCGGCTTGCCAACCTGGTTCGTCATTGGCATTCTGGCTACTTTTAGTAACGAATTTGGTAAAGCATTAGGCATTGCTGAAGAAATTCAGCCGGGTCTGGCTATCATGTGGTGTTACGTTGGCCTGGCTGTGGGCGATTTAGCCAGCGGATTCATCAGCCAATCTTTCTCCTCACGAAAAAAAGCAGTGGCATTGCTCATGGCCGTTGCGCTCGTGTTTGGCTTAGTTTATTTATACCTCGGGGTTAAAAGCGCAACCGTTCTGTACAGCTTATGTCTGGCAATGGGCTTTGGTATTGGCTATTGGGCCATGTTTGTCACTATCGGGGCTGAACAATTCGGGACGAATATTCGCGCTACGGCGGCTACTACGATTCCCAATATGGTACGCGGCCTAGTCATCCCAATGACCATTGGCTATCAGGCGCTGAAGCCCTCATTAGACATCATTAATGCCGGGGCAGTTATCGGGCTGATTAGTTTTCTGCTTGGTTTTTATTCCATCCTGAGCATTCCCGAAACCCACGGCAAGGATTTGAATTATCTGGAAGAGAGCTGA
- a CDS encoding DUF4230 domain-containing protein encodes MTRLINALFRLFLIAVLVAGLIAIWEQIRGNSLLSRFRRGDNTTQRIVLKEITALGKLELVKYTFKDIVEHEQVNTFLPNANAILIVEGEATGCIDLTRISATDIVAEGDSITVQLPKPELCSWKINHDRSRVYDTHFSFLDQSQLVSDAYRKAERQVRQSALDGGILNQTRQNANQILRPMLERISGKKVGLAFRE; translated from the coding sequence ATGACCCGACTGATTAACGCCCTGTTTCGTTTGTTTCTTATCGCGGTGCTGGTTGCCGGTCTTATTGCCATTTGGGAGCAGATTCGTGGGAATAGCCTGCTCAGTCGTTTCCGACGAGGTGATAACACGACCCAACGCATTGTCCTGAAGGAAATTACAGCTCTGGGAAAACTGGAACTCGTCAAATACACTTTCAAAGACATTGTTGAACACGAGCAGGTGAATACGTTTTTGCCCAATGCAAACGCTATATTAATTGTAGAAGGCGAAGCCACCGGCTGTATTGACCTAACCAGAATTTCGGCAACTGACATCGTAGCCGAAGGTGATTCAATAACTGTCCAACTACCGAAACCGGAACTCTGTAGTTGGAAAATCAATCACGACCGGTCGAGGGTGTACGATACTCACTTTTCGTTTCTGGACCAATCTCAGCTAGTGAGCGACGCTTATCGGAAGGCCGAACGGCAGGTTCGCCAGTCGGCACTTGACGGCGGCATCCTTAACCAAACCCGCCAAAATGCTAACCAGATTCTCCGCCCCATGCTCGAACGTATTTCGGGTAAAAAGGTAGGGTTGGCCTTTCGGGAATAG